A window of the Phoenix dactylifera cultivar Barhee BC4 unplaced genomic scaffold, palm_55x_up_171113_PBpolish2nd_filt_p 000243F, whole genome shotgun sequence genome harbors these coding sequences:
- the LOC120105265 gene encoding uncharacterized protein LOC120105265 has product MESGGDSNNQKIIEAIEGSSARLGNVLDKLMEILTEMRRESNANAERQERRNGERESNGSDGLRHERRRRGSRSGREETFERWADGIHEEDRPRGYEGEESEPQRSPLHRRPYGRREREERRRREEDDDRVSDRHDRIRKPKIDFPTFGGGDPYEWLDRVEQYFLVYEIPREEKVTLASYHLEGRANRWWRWLRNLYAREGNHLGWMEFMDEFLKQWGPSPTINHHGQLAKLKQEGKVHDYIDQFRQLQTMVEGWSEEALLGTFVDGLKPWLSKEIKLKQPTKLQDAMRMAEIMDQNTFHDRRPTKESSHHKDSKPLPMKPQKSATTTSKPPQNEVRKLNREELQEYIKKGLCFKCGNKWEKGHQCKPGQSFAIHLVSSEDEADTSATSSSEDSTLDEEDEATRSAQENAEVSLHALSGVQRPSTMRMMAWIGRHEVSLLVDNGSSHNFINPDALRRIGLKGVAIEPFDVKIASGDRLQCQSIVKDVRLNVQGVRIVADLHVLQLVGLDVVLGNAWLRSIGKVITDYKTMTMEFKVGTKKKLWTALHPKEVRPCEANLLERLCRGGALCLAVVMANQGGAAGGPQPQPSEDMSNLPLQVRHLLEAHQKVLEQPTHLPPQRSFDHPIRLKDESKPINVPPYRYAHFQKGEIERQVEEMMKQGLIRPSTSPFFSPVLLVRKKDGSWRFCTDYRALNEATIKDRFPIPTVDEMLDELHGARYFTRLDLRAGYHQIRMKEEDIHKTAFRTHSGHYEYLVMPFGLCNAPSTFQAAMNKVFKLHLRKFVIVFFDDILVYSKSKEEHMKHLDQVLSILEEHNFYIKPSKCAFMQEELEYLGHIVSGQGVRVDSRKIEAMTDWPLPKDISALRGFLGLTGYYRRFVRDYGLIAKPLTNMLKKDGFEWTPTAKQAFEELKRAMTQTLVLALPNFSQPFEVYTDASNEGIGAVLAQNKRPLAYISKALGPQKKAWSTYAREMLAVVHAVKIWRPYLLGRRFTIVTDQQALRHLLTQKIVTPDQQKFLVKLLGFEYDIVYQPGKENKVADALSRKEGSPVLDASLEDKGPR; this is encoded by the exons ATGGAGTCGGGAGGAGACTCAAACAACCAAAAGATCATTGAAGCCATTGAGGGGAGTAGTGCTAGGTTAGGCAATGTCCTAGATAAATTGATGGAGATATTGACCGAGATGAGGAGGGAGAGCAATGCCAATGCCGAAAGGcaagaaagaagaaatggagagagggagagcaATGGAAGTGATGGGCTCCGacatgagagaagaagaagagggagtagGAGTGGAAGAGAAGAAACATTCGAGAGATGGGCCGATGGTATCCATGAGGAGGATCGGCCAAGAGGTTATGAGGGAGAAGAAAGTGAGCCccaaaggagtcctcttcatcgaAGGCCTTATGgccggagagaaagagaggaaaggaggagaagagaggaagatgatgatAGGGTTTCGGATCGGCATGACAGGATCCGGAAACCGAAGATAGATTTCCCTACTTTTGGAGGAGGAGACCCTTATGAGTGGTTGGATAGGGTAGAGCAATACTTCCTAGTGTACGAAATTCCTAGGGAGGAGAAGGTGACTCTAGCATCCTATCACTTGGAGGGGAGGGCCAACCGATGGTGGAGGTGGCTAAGGAACCTCTATGCTAGAGAGGGGAATCACTTGGGATGGATGGAGTTCATGGACGAGTTCTTGAAGCAATGGGGACCGTCACCGACCATCAATCATCATGGCCAATTGGCCAAATTGAAGCAAGAAGGCAAGGTTCATGACTACATCGACCAATTCCGCCAACTACAAACCATGGTGGAGGGGTGGTCCGAAGAAGCTCTCCTTGGCACATTCGTAGATGGGCTCAAACCATGGCTATCCAAGGAGATCAAGCTCAAGCAACCTACCAAGCTTCAAGATGCCATGAGGATGGCCGAAATCATGGACCAAAACACCTTCCATGACCGGCGGCCAACCAAGGAGTCAAGCCACCACAAGGACTCCAAACCTTTGCCGATGAAGCCTCAAAAATCTGCAACAACGACCTCCAAACCACCTCAAAATGAAGTCCGAAAGCTCAACCGGGAGGAGTTGCAAGAGTACATCAAGAAAGGCCTTTGCTTCAAGTGCGGCAACAAATGGGAGAAAGGCCACCAATGCAAGCCCGGCCAATCCTTCGCCATCCACCTTGTGAGCAGCGAAGATGAGGCCGATACAAGTGCTACTTCATCCTCCGAAGATAGCacccttgatgaagaagatgaagccaCAAGATCAGCCCAAGAGAATGCCGAGGTATCCTTGCATGCACTATCCGGAGTACAACGACCATCGACGATGAGGATGATGGCATGGATCGGAAGACACGAGGTATCACTCCTTGTGGACAACGGTTCCTCCCACAATTTCATCAACCCGGATGCCTTGCGAAGGATCGGACTCAAAGGGGTAGCCATCGAACCCTTTGACGTGAAGATAGCAAGTGGAGATCGTCTACAATGCCAATCCATTGTCAAAGATGTGCGGCTCAATGTCCAAGGGGTCCGCATAGTGGCTGATCTCCATGTCCTTCAACTTGTTGGCCTAGATGTGGTTCTAGGCAATGCGTGGCTTCGAAGCATTGGTAAGGTCATCACCGATTATAAGACTATGACGATGGAGTTCAAGGTCGGCACCAAAAAGAAGTTATGGACTGCACTACATCCAAAGGAAGTTCGGCCATGTGAAGCCAATTTGCTTGAGAGGCTATGCCGTGGGGGAGCCTTGTGCCTCGCCGTGGTCATGGCCAACCAAGGAGGGGCTGCGGGGGGACCTCAACCGCAGCCAAGTGAAGACATGAGCAACCTTCCCTTGCAAGTGCGCCATCTACTAGAAGCTCACCAAAAAGTCTTGGAGCAACCGACCCATCTTCCACCACAAAGATCCTTTGATCATCCAATCCGGCTCAAGGATGAAAGCAAGCCTATCAATGTACCTCCTTACCGGTATGCACACTTTCAAAAGGGGGAGATCGAAAGGCAAGTGGAAGAAATGATGAAGCAAGGATTGATCCGGCCAAGCACAAGTCCATTCTTTTCACCGGTTCTCCTAGTGAGAAAGAAGGATGGATCATGGAGATTTTGCACAGACTACCGAGCCTTAAACGAAGCCACCATCAAAGATCGCTTCCCTATACCTACGGTGGACGAAATGCTAGATGAACTCCATGGTGCAAGGTACTTTACAAGGTTGGATCTAAGAGCCGGCTATCACCAAATTCGGATGAAGGAGGAAGACATCCACAAGACCGCCTTCCGCACCCATTCTGGCCATTACGAATACCTAGTCATGCCATTTGGACTTTGCAACGCTCCATCAACATTTCAAGCGGCCATGAATAAGGTATTCAAGCTTCATCTCCGAAAGTTTGTCATAGTTTTCTTTGATGACATACTAGTTTACTCAAAGTCCAAAGAAGAACACATGAAGCATCTTGATCAAGTCTTGAGCATCTTGGAAGAACACAACTTCTACATCAAACCTTCCAAGTGTGCctttatgcaagaggaacttgaGTATCTTGGGCACATCGTTTCCGGCCAAGGTGTGAGGGTGGATTCACGCAAAATTGAAGCCATGACCGATTGGCCATTGCCCAAAGACATCTCGGCTTTGAGAGGGTTCCTAGGCCTCACCGGCTACTATAGAAGGTTTGTGAGGGATTATGGCCTCATTGCCAAACCCCTTACAAACATGCTCAAGAAAGATGGATTCGAATGGACTCCAACCGCCAAGCAAGCCTTTGAAGAACTCAAGAGGGCCATGACTCAAACCCTGGTGCTTGCCCTTCCAAACTTTAGTCAACCATTCGAAGTCTACACGGATGCAAGCAATGAAGGGATCGGTGCGGTCCTAGCACAAAACAAGAGGCCTTTGGCCTACATTTCAAAGGCCCTCGGTCCTCAAAAGAAGGCTTGGAGTACTTATGCCCGGGAGATGCTTGCCGTGGTCCATGCGGTCAAGATTTGGAGACCCTACTTGCTTGGAAGACGCTTCACCATTGTGACCGATCAACAAGCACTTCGACATCTCCTCACTCAAAAGATCGTCACTCCGGATCAGCAAAAGTTTTTGGTAAAGCTTCTTGGTTTTGAATACGACATCGTTTACCAACCGGGGAAAGAAAACAAGGTAGCGGATGCATTGTCACGCAAAGAAGGTAGCCCGGTCCTTGATGCCTCCCTTGAGGATAAGG GACCACGCTGA